A window of the Deltaproteobacteria bacterium genome harbors these coding sequences:
- the ligA gene encoding NAD-dependent DNA ligase LigA, whose translation MKKEDAQGKADHLRREIARHDRLYYIENRPEISDSEYDQLLQELIDLERAFPDLITSDSPTQRVGGAPVEGFQTVRHTLPMMSLGNTYSREELREFAERTKRFLKGVPPAFVAELKIDGLAISLRYEGGRFVRGVTRGDGTRGDDVTSNLKTLRSIPLSIDLSDRAIEVRGEVYMTRSGFTRLNEERGRRGEEPFANPRNAAAGSLKLLDPKITATRPLDIFLYDLLEEKCPVRFHHEKLVRLRKLGFRVNPDYRCCPDLEAVNRFCDEWTEKREDLDFDIDGVVVKVDSLEQQQILGTTAKSPRWAIAFKFPARQATTVIEKIDLQVGRTGTVTPVARLRPVKLAGSTIQRATLHNEDEIRRKDLRIGDTVLIEKGGDIIPKIVKVVESRRTGGEVPFTMPGECPVCGERIERPDAEVAWRCVNPFCPAQLQRTVEHFVARGAMDIEGLGTALVEQLVARRMVRDYADLYALDREALAGLERMGEKSAENILRGIVESRGRPLSRLIFALGIRYVGSRTAEILAHRYSDLDRLAKATTEELESIDEIGPRIAESIHAFFRAERNLKVIEKLKEAGVQTREERIEEKGERPLEGKRFVFTGALSFPRREAEDRVKKLGAKSSSSVSAGTDYVVYGGAPGSKYRKAQELGVTCLTEEAFLELLKEKGG comes from the coding sequence ATGAAAAAAGAAGATGCACAAGGAAAGGCCGATCATCTCCGCCGGGAGATTGCCCGGCACGACCGCCTCTACTACATTGAAAACCGGCCCGAGATCTCCGATTCCGAATACGACCAGCTCCTGCAAGAGTTGATTGATCTTGAAAGGGCCTTCCCGGACCTCATTACATCCGATTCCCCCACACAGCGGGTCGGCGGGGCGCCTGTCGAAGGGTTCCAGACCGTTCGGCATACTCTGCCGATGATGAGCCTCGGGAATACCTATTCCCGTGAGGAGTTGCGGGAATTTGCGGAACGGACGAAACGCTTTCTGAAAGGCGTGCCCCCGGCCTTTGTGGCGGAACTCAAGATCGACGGTTTGGCAATTTCCCTCCGCTATGAAGGGGGGCGCTTCGTCCGGGGGGTGACCCGGGGCGACGGAACCCGGGGGGATGATGTGACGTCGAATCTCAAGACCCTCCGGAGTATTCCGCTTTCAATCGATCTGTCCGACCGGGCGATCGAGGTCCGGGGGGAGGTCTATATGACCCGATCCGGTTTTACGCGGCTGAATGAAGAGAGGGGCCGGAGGGGGGAGGAGCCCTTTGCCAATCCCCGGAACGCAGCGGCGGGATCGCTGAAACTTCTCGATCCGAAGATTACCGCAACCCGGCCGTTGGATATCTTTCTCTACGATCTTTTAGAGGAGAAATGCCCGGTCCGTTTTCACCATGAAAAACTGGTCCGTCTCCGGAAGTTGGGTTTTCGGGTCAATCCGGACTATCGGTGTTGTCCCGACCTTGAGGCCGTCAACCGCTTCTGCGATGAGTGGACGGAGAAACGGGAGGATCTCGATTTCGACATCGACGGTGTCGTCGTCAAGGTCGATTCCCTCGAACAGCAGCAGATCCTGGGAACTACGGCAAAGAGTCCCCGATGGGCCATTGCCTTCAAGTTTCCTGCAAGGCAGGCTACGACGGTGATCGAAAAGATCGATCTCCAGGTGGGGCGGACGGGGACGGTGACTCCTGTCGCCCGGCTGCGCCCCGTGAAACTGGCCGGCTCGACGATTCAGCGTGCGACCCTGCATAATGAAGATGAAATCCGGCGCAAGGATCTCCGCATCGGTGATACGGTCCTCATTGAGAAGGGGGGCGATATCATCCCCAAGATAGTGAAGGTGGTGGAGAGTCGTCGGACCGGCGGGGAGGTCCCCTTTACCATGCCCGGAGAATGCCCCGTCTGCGGGGAGAGGATTGAACGGCCGGACGCGGAAGTGGCCTGGCGATGTGTCAACCCCTTCTGCCCGGCCCAGTTGCAACGGACGGTGGAGCACTTTGTCGCCCGGGGTGCCATGGATATCGAGGGGCTGGGGACGGCATTAGTCGAGCAGTTGGTTGCCCGCAGGATGGTCCGGGATTATGCCGATCTCTATGCACTGGACCGGGAGGCATTGGCCGGTCTGGAGCGGATGGGAGAGAAGTCTGCAGAGAATATCCTCCGGGGAATTGTGGAGAGCAGAGGTCGTCCTCTCTCCCGTCTGATCTTTGCCCTGGGAATCCGTTATGTCGGGAGCAGGACGGCGGAGATCCTTGCGCACCGTTATTCCGATCTGGATCGGTTGGCGAAGGCGACGACCGAGGAGTTGGAGAGTATCGATGAGATCGGTCCCCGGATTGCCGAAAGTATCCATGCCTTCTTCCGGGCGGAACGGAACCTTAAAGTGATCGAGAAACTGAAAGAGGCCGGCGTCCAAACCCGGGAGGAGAGGATCGAAGAGAAGGGGGAGCGTCCCCTGGAAGGCAAACGTTTTGTTTTTACAGGCGCTCTTTCGTTCCCGCGCCGTGAAGCGGAAGATCGGGTCAAAAAATTAGGAGCAAAGTCCTCCTCTTCCGTCAGCGCCGGGACCGACTATGTGGTCTACGGCGGGGCGCCGGGATCGAAGTATCGAAAGGCGCAGGAGCTGGGGGTGACGTGCCTGACGGAAGAGGCGTTCCTGGAACTCCTCAAGGAGAAAGGGGGATGA
- the amrB gene encoding AmmeMemoRadiSam system protein B, with translation MIRRPAVAGTFYDADPRRLESTIRGFLQPGSFRKTIGVIAPHAGYLYSGAVAGAVYSRVEPPDSCIILSPNHTGLGAEAAVMREGEWETPLGTMAIDAERASSLLEKGRPFQEDDTAHRNEHSIEVQLPFLQVLGVKRFVPITLMGVPFDACEEMGKGLAEVVRESDRSVLLIASSDMTHYESRVAAEVKDRTALERIEALDPAGLYEVVLQKRITMCGFIPVTIMLIAAKALGAKKAETVRYATSGDVTGDYDQVVGYAGVIVYSGDV, from the coding sequence ATGATCCGCAGACCGGCCGTGGCGGGGACCTTTTATGATGCCGATCCCCGGCGTCTCGAATCGACGATCCGGGGTTTCCTCCAGCCCGGATCGTTCCGGAAAACAATCGGTGTGATCGCTCCTCATGCGGGCTATCTCTATTCCGGCGCGGTGGCGGGTGCCGTTTACTCCCGGGTGGAACCTCCTGATTCCTGTATCATCCTCAGCCCGAATCATACCGGCCTGGGGGCGGAGGCCGCCGTCATGAGGGAAGGGGAGTGGGAAACCCCTTTGGGGACGATGGCGATCGATGCCGAACGGGCCTCCTCCCTCCTTGAAAAGGGGCGGCCCTTTCAGGAAGACGATACCGCCCATCGCAATGAACATTCCATCGAGGTTCAACTCCCGTTTCTGCAGGTCCTGGGGGTGAAGCGTTTTGTCCCCATCACCTTGATGGGGGTCCCCTTTGATGCCTGCGAGGAGATGGGGAAGGGCCTGGCGGAGGTGGTGCGGGAAAGCGATCGGTCGGTGCTGCTGATCGCCAGTTCGGACATGACCCACTATGAGAGCCGGGTGGCGGCGGAGGTGAAGGACCGGACGGCCCTGGAGCGGATTGAGGCACTTGATCCGGCGGGGCTCTATGAAGTTGTCCTGCAAAAGAGGATCACCATGTGCGGTTTCATCCCGGTGACGATCATGCTGATCGCCGCCAAGGCGCTGGGAGCCAAGAAAGCTGAGACCGTACGGTATGCCACCTCCGGTGATGTCACCGGCGATTATGATCAGGTGGTGGGGTACGCGGGGGTGATTGTCTATTCGGGGGATGTCTGA
- a CDS encoding MBL fold metallo-hydrolase: MIGKFRCFLLDGGSLRVDGGAMFGVVPRMLWEKKVGTIRENCVELQMNSLLVLGPQHRILIDPGIGLREAKRFGREYHARCGENLTDQLRRLGVTPEEIDIVINSHLHWDHSGANLALTPDGSVVPVFPRAVHFVQQGEWEAALHPNELTKEGYLLQNETALIRTGQLELLHGETEIVPGVSVIMTPGHTLFHQSVSIRSEGETLFYPGDLIPTVAHLPRTFISAFDLEPLRTFETKKILLQQARREEWTLAFCHGTEEASFYRPRAGKRA; the protein is encoded by the coding sequence ATGATCGGAAAATTTCGGTGCTTTCTCTTAGATGGTGGTTCTCTCCGGGTGGATGGCGGGGCGATGTTCGGTGTGGTGCCCCGCATGCTCTGGGAAAAGAAGGTTGGAACAATCCGGGAAAACTGCGTCGAACTGCAGATGAATTCCCTCCTGGTCCTCGGACCGCAGCATCGTATCCTCATTGATCCGGGAATCGGATTGAGAGAAGCGAAACGGTTTGGCCGGGAATATCATGCCCGGTGCGGAGAGAACTTGACGGATCAGCTCCGGCGGCTTGGGGTAACGCCGGAAGAGATTGATATCGTCATCAACTCCCATTTGCACTGGGACCATTCGGGTGCGAATCTTGCCCTCACCCCTGATGGTTCAGTCGTTCCCGTTTTTCCCAGGGCCGTCCATTTTGTACAGCAGGGAGAATGGGAGGCGGCACTGCATCCGAATGAGTTGACGAAAGAAGGATACCTGTTGCAAAATGAGACGGCTCTGATTCGTACCGGGCAGTTGGAACTGCTTCATGGTGAAACGGAGATCGTTCCGGGAGTTTCCGTCATCATGACACCGGGTCACACTCTTTTTCATCAATCGGTTTCTATCCGGTCGGAGGGAGAGACGCTCTTCTATCCGGGGGACCTCATCCCCACTGTGGCCCATCTTCCCCGGACCTTTATCTCGGCATTCGATCTTGAACCGCTACGGACCTTTGAAACGAAGAAAATATTGCTGCAACAGGCCCGTCGGGAGGAATGGACCCTTGCCTTCTGCCACGGCACGGAGGAGGCTTCCTTCTACAGACCCCGTGCAGGAAAGCGTGCTTGA
- a CDS encoding MBL fold metallo-hydrolase — protein sequence MRFCVLASGSTGNAVYFESGKTKLLVDCGLSGREVTKRMTLRGVDPARLDGILVTHEHHDHIHGVGVLSRRYDLPVYIHPKTLAASRGRMGWLPHPISFETGSAFRTGTFSVTPFPIPHDAACPVGFTFSARGKKVGLATDMGFVPDPVAARLKNVQALILESNHDLKMLQEGPYDRSLKERVMSRLGHLSNVEAGELLGQLLHRGLENVILAHISKVNNDPKLAYRTAETVIRQSGASTILGAVPQGEVGDWVEVQHAFRK from the coding sequence GTGCGATTCTGCGTTCTAGCCAGCGGAAGTACAGGCAATGCCGTCTATTTTGAATCGGGAAAGACGAAACTTCTCGTCGACTGCGGTCTCAGCGGCAGGGAGGTGACAAAACGGATGACTTTGCGGGGGGTGGATCCCGCCCGGCTTGACGGAATCCTCGTCACCCATGAACATCACGATCATATCCACGGTGTGGGTGTTCTCTCCCGGAGATACGATCTGCCCGTCTATATCCATCCGAAGACCCTTGCCGCATCGAGGGGGCGGATGGGGTGGCTGCCCCATCCGATCTCTTTTGAAACGGGAAGTGCCTTCCGGACCGGTACATTTTCCGTGACGCCCTTCCCCATCCCGCATGACGCGGCGTGTCCCGTGGGATTTACCTTTTCCGCCCGGGGGAAGAAAGTAGGGTTGGCCACGGACATGGGGTTTGTTCCGGACCCGGTGGCCGCCCGGCTGAAAAACGTTCAGGCTCTGATCCTTGAATCGAACCACGATCTGAAGATGTTGCAGGAAGGTCCGTATGACCGGTCCCTGAAAGAGCGGGTCATGAGCCGTCTGGGACACCTGTCGAATGTTGAGGCCGGAGAACTTCTGGGGCAACTCCTTCACCGGGGCCTGGAAAATGTAATCCTGGCTCATATCAGCAAGGTCAACAACGATCCAAAACTCGCCTACCGGACGGCCGAAACAGTGATCCGGCAGTCCGGCGCGTCGACGATCCTGGGAGCCGTTCCCCAGGGTGAGGTGGGGGACTGGGTTGAAGTCCAACATGCCTTCCGCAAATAG